The genomic segment TCATACGCGGCCGTCGCAGAGCCCTCAGCCCATGTGAACGCGGGGAGTACTGCCTGTGTTTGAAAGAAAGGCCAGGAGTTAACTGACGTTTGCCTCAAGCCGGTCGATCGATCCACAGGAGGGCCACGAGGAACTCATGAAGCATCGACTATTCCTGACGGCAGGAATTTAAGGAAACAAAATGCCGCGTTCTCACGGTTGCCTGGACGTAACTCTCGGCTGCTCAAATCCTCGCTTATAACAAAATAACCAGGGGGAAGAAAAATCGTTTTACTTACGTCGGTCGCAACAGGCTGCCGCTCAGTACACACCACCGCTCACACGTGAAATGAGCGGCCCTGTCCCGGGGATTATGGGAACCTGGAGGATTACCTCAGTCCTCCCAACTCACGCCGCCTCCGGACGTTGCAACATACCGGGGTAAAAAAGAATCTCAATCGCAATCGTAAACAAATAATCGAAATACAGACTATTTCCATATTTACAGACACACTATCGGTATATATAGATATAGGCCCGCTGTTGTCCTGCAAGCGACGTGATTAGTATTTTCGCTTATTGGTTATATATGTTGGGCTCAAAGGGGTGAAATCCAGTTGTATTCAAGGAAAGGTTCCAAATTTCTTCTGGTATAGGTTTTCTTAACAAAAACAcgagaaagcctgcagatgctagaaatccaaagcaacacacacaaatgccagagggactccgcaggtcaggcagcatctatggaaaggggtaaacagtcgatgtttcgggccgagacccttgttcaggattgagaaggtggaagatgcaagaataaagaggtgggaagtggagagtggacaacaggagaaagaaAAGAATAAAGTTATTCTGTCTGAGTACCCTCCAATTTGATGGGACGAAtagtgatttctccttctggtgaacaaatccaccctctccccacccccattcctccttccccattccccactctgatcctTTCTTTCTCGTCACCTGCAtattacttcccctgggtcccctccttctaaCCTTTCTCCcacccttgacctttcctacccacctggcttcacctatcagcttctagttagcctctccccccaccccaccttttcatcctttcatcttccctcttccttattAGTTTAATTCCTTATTAGATTTGATTTCCTACAAATCTCACTgcggtcttggcccaaaaagttgactgtatACTcacttccttagatgctgcctgacttgctgagttcctccaatattttgtgtgtgttgaagttTTCTTAAAGCAATGTGGCAATTTTGGTGTGAAAGATTTTCTGACAGTAGAGATACCAGGTGTACGGTATTGACCAGCAAACATGTATCCTGATCTCCATTTATTCAATCTCTGTTTCAAACTTTGTAATTTTGTGATAATGTGAACGGACAACAGTCAGGATGAAGAGTTTTACCTAGGCAGTCCGTATAGGTCAAGGATGACttgctttgttttgttttggAATCTGAGATGAGTGATGAAACCAAGGTGGGCTGAAAGAGAAGCCTGTTGGTGTTCTGTAAATTAGTGAACTCCTGCTGTTTATCTAGGCTTTGTATGTTCCTGTTGCATAGACTTGATGTTCTCAGAATCAACCTGTATATGCCTTCTTCATTTTGAGCAATCAAGGCCCAGGGATTCTAAGAACCAATGCATATGTCACATTTTCCAAGGAAACTTTGAGTACATCCTGAAACCTCGTCCACTCTCCTCCTCGTAGTAGCCTTTTACCATGACTGAATTCAGGCGTACAAGTAATGTGGCTTCCCCAAGAAAGCCAACTGACTGTAAATTGGGGTCATGATGCAGAGGTTAGTCTCCCAGACGATGGAGGAGGAAAAGAGTAGAGGTCATGGGTGGTGGGATAAGGAAAAACAAGAGGCCTGGACCAGaggagaagttggagaaattgacgGTTATGCTGCCAGGTCAGTGACTACCAAAGCTGGCTTTGAGGCGCAGATCCTCAATCTGTTCCTGGCCTCAacctgacagtagaggaggccatgacagACATGTCAGTACGGGACTGGGAAATGGCCTCCAGGAGATCCTGGATGTTAtggtggaggtgctcgatgaagcaatcCCTCCATCTCTCTTGGGTCTCATTGATGTGGGGAAGACCACATTGGGACTACCAAATGCATGAATGATGCCATTAGTTGCACAATTGAAGGGTTGGCTCACCTCAAAGGAATGTTTAGATGCCTGATAATGGTGAGAGACCATaatatgtaggagcagaattaggccattcggcccattgcatgctccatccaattttcctctcagccccaatctcttgccttctctctgtatccctcatgccctgaccaatcaaaaatctgtcaacctctgccttaaatatatgtaaccctcaggttctgtCAGCTGCTTAAGTCTAGgggagacaatctctggccccaccaaacgtgtgagattgaggtgcaaaacctcctgtttgtgtggatgctgtgtgatgtgttaccctgttacaaatcagtatttCGTGGTACACCATATGCacttaaacgatttagctttataattcttaatttgactaaagggttagtaaagtaaaacaaaaagggcccattttaatgaaacagtctaatgtgcacattaTTGGAGTTCATGGCTTCCTTTCCTTTGGTCCTTCCGGGCTTCATCGACTCCTGGCCCACTTCATGTCTACACCATCCCAGTGTCTACGACCTCttctttctggcatcttctctcttcatcttccacCAAACAAAAGGCCCAGATCACTTCGTTCTCAGgcacacaagaaaaaaaaactcccttcattggatgggGTACATTCCAAAGCTCCTgctatctctagccataacccaaacactgtttCTACAGAAAAACTATCACAttggcagtgaaacctttcccagggtgttatatATACAGAAATACTTGgcctcacagctgcctgtggcaaagaattccacagattcaccattctctggctaaagaaattcctcatctctgttctaaaaggacggagaggaggtgtagggacaggtatgACATTTTGCAGAGTTAcggggataagtgcctggagaggGATGAGCAGACAAGGAACTGCCAACTACATAAATGACACCAATGAGTGAACAAGTAAAAGATTGCCTCGTGTGGAAGGGACGTTTAGGTCCctgatggtggtgagagaggaggtgtaggggcaggtataacACTGagcccagttacagggaaaagtgTCTGGAGGGGGATTGCTAGGGGGAACCAGACAAACGAGTCATGGAGAGAGCAATCCTTGTGGAATGTGAAGAGGTGTGAGGAAAGATGTATCTGGTGGGATTGTTTTGGAGATGGCAGGCgttgcagaggctcatgggtcATAGGTGGGTACAAGGATTCACTTATCACGTGCCAGTTCTCACTCCACACCCTTTCATATTGGCCATCTCTTTCTTTCCGGTCCTGaagatctcaacccaaaacatcgactgtccatttcccgccATAGATGTGctggacctgctgtgttcctccagtattttgtgtgttgctctacacTCCTTATATGTTGTCTACTACATAAAATGAAGACAGCTGATGGAATAACACAGTGAGCCTAAGCTTGAAGTGCTAACACATCCAAGGTGAAGACTGTGGGCAACAACAAATAACGTAATGTTTTCTCTGATAACCAGGTGCCCACAGGAACTATAATTTCCTTCTCACTGGTTTTGTTCAGTCAAGGGAAAAATATGCTTCCCTCATATTTTATGGTTACATTTAGCATAAGTATACATGAGAAATGTGGCCCATGTAGTTCAAAATCAAACAGTAATCTGAGGCTGCTGAGAAGGTGTAAATGCAAGCTGGAAGTCTTGCCTTCAAGTCAGAGAGGGATCCACTTGTGTGGAAGCCTAACTTCTCACTGCTTCTAGGTATAGAACTGGCTAGGCTGCAtttcaaaacctcatcctgatcAATACTTCTGGTGTACTTGTTCTCACCTCAGCACTTGAATAGGTAACATgatatgattagattagattagattatgaggacactcagtcctcttttattgtcatttagaaatgcatacaatgtttctccggagtgatatcacagaaaacaggacaaaccaaagactaacactgacagaaccacataattataacatatagttacagcagtgcaaagcaataccattatttgatgaagaacaaatcaTGAGCACGGTAAATAAAGCctcaaaagtccccaagtcgatcgactcccgagtccccgatagcgggcggcaaaagggagaaagtccctgccataaacctccaggcaccgtcaacttgccgatgccttagaagcagccgacaccgagtccatccgtccgaaaacttcgagcttccgaccagcctcccgagcgcctttgacctcgccccagccgctgaagcaagcaaagccgaggatttcggggccttctgctccggagattccggttaccacacagtagcagcggcagcgaagcgggcatttcagaagttttccagatgttcctctgtactctcacatccgtctccatgaaatcagaattgtgcacggtcccctacttgacagataactgacatcaccaccgaagtggccgcgtgcactgccatcttctcctccttgatCCAATCAGTTTCAAATTTAgctcatgaaggatctcagcccaaaatgtcaaatgattactcttttctatagatgctgccaggcctgctgagttcctctagcattttgtgtgtattactcaaaTTTATCTGTTACTGAAGTATGAATTAACTGGTGTGCACACATAACACTAACATTGGTGTCAGGTTCAGTCAGCCATATAGCATTAGAATAGGTTTTATGGCCTATTAAGTCAATGCAAACCATCAAGCACCCACTTacgctaatcccattttattctccccacatcatATCAACTTCAAAGAGATAGCACCAGAGGTCAAGATCGAAGCTGGGTCGTTGGAGCTGTGCTGTAACGCTGTACCAGTGTAACACACAATCATTGACCCCTATATATATCATGCACTAGCTACATCAAATATTTTTGTAGCATTGCGTGGGACACTTCAACTGAATTATTGTCGAGAAAAATAGATGTCTACTTACATGCCTGCAAGGGAAAAATGCTGGCAGGTATTCAACTTGAGTTTTTGAATAAGCAGTGTACGTGAGACTTCAGAATTTCTCAGTCAGATGAATTGCTTTGTACATTTAGTATTTTATCGATGACTTAAAAATGCTTTTCTCATTTCTAATCATTGTGTTCATCACTCTCATTTGTACCCTCCCCTCTTTTGCCGAAACTTGTTTCTCCatatctgcaaatttgttcctctgtCATCACCCCAGTAAGACTAAACTGCACAAACTTCAAATAAAAAGTATTTCTATTtccataaacataagagattctgcagataccagAGACCAAGagtaattcacacaaaatgctggaggaactcagcaggtcaggcatcatttatggattggcctgaaacatccagattccagcattttgtgtgcattatttttatttccaTAATTGTTTTCCTGGAACTTAAGATCACAAAGTATTAttacaggtcaaccttcactaatccagcacgattgggacctgaggagtgctgaattagtgaaaatgccaaattacagaaggatcacattaagcataatcagtgccggattatcgaaggaaccgaattacaggtagttggattagtgaaggtcgacctgtactttCAAAAATTAATACTTAAATAGAAAGGGCAAGTTACTCAAATTTTATTTAAAGAGTGATGTCTCCAACTGAAAAGACAGAGCCTTTACAAGTATAGGATTTCCATCCATGGGCAtttaaataataagtaaataaagacAGAGAAAATAATAGGAACAATCTTCAATTGAAACAATGCCAAATCTAAACTGGCTTGTCCCAGCTCAACAAAATTTTTCCAAGCAGTGAAACTTTTAAAAGTTTTAAATCTTTAAATTCATACCAAGCAAAGACAACAAGATGTTGTTGATTTTAAGACTGGATTGAAATACGCTTTCAATTTGTATTAATTCTACTTTAGTGCCTTTCTCCAAAGGTACCTCTGATTTGTCCTCAATaaaaagaatgtacaaactgatAATCTACATCAGATAGTGAACATAAATACAACCAAAACCAAAGTTAGTTAATAAAATTAAACAGGAAATTTAGACAAAGTGCATTCGTACAGCTTACACTTAGAAGACAGAGCTAGACTTTTCTCTGTAATTATCATTAGTTGTTACTTTTTGTTAACTGATTGCAGGATTCGGAGAATATGCAAGAAGAGATTAATGACATCCAAGTACAAGTTAATTGAAGCCAATACATATTCTTCAGGTGAAAGCTTGTGCATCAATACATGTGTATCATAGATGATAAAGCCACAGAAGAGCAGAGCTCCTGCAGATGCAAATACCAGTTCCATTGTATTGCTCCAGAagaaaagctgaagaaaaaaaagcaaaaaacatcACCAAGAAATGCAGGGCAGAGTTAAACATTAGCACAATGATTGTTTGTACCAAGCAGCTGTGTAACAGAGAATTCTCTGATCAACAGGCTATTCCCAGGGATGAATTTTGTCTTGATGCAAGATCATCAACTCTGTGAAAAGGCAatttggtctgcccgaaacctTTGGTCTTCTAGTTCAATGAGATGTTTGCAAATGAATGCTGCCAGATGGCACATTCCATGCGGAAAGAGTACAAACTACGAACTTGGCACAATCTGAAGGACTGCAAACTAAGATCTTACtatcactgggcactgcagaaCTCGGCCTTAATAGCTCCATAAACTCCAGAAGGGTGCACTGTTCAAAGAAGCCACATGAGTGGCACTGGTGCTTTGTAAATACAGTATATTAACTTGATGACATTATGAATGTGTAGAGTGGGCAACATTATGAATGCAAAGAATGCCATGCActgtttttgaattttttcttaACAGATTTTCATGAATAAAAACTCCATTTGGGCATTTCTGACAGGGCATTTTGAATTCAAGTGTTGTTTCAAGTCATTCAAAAGATCAAAGATTAGGACACCTACAAATCAAGACTGAATGTTCTCCAGCTGAGGCGTAAAATAACATTGCGTGTGAGCTTGTTCTCCATTAATACCAAGGTCATTCTACTTCCAGAATTGATTAACGTACAATGTATTATTCCTTCACtgtgggagcaaagaatgtttTATTTTCAATAAACAAAATCAAATTGGTTGTGCATGGTAGCTCAGTGGTACAGGATGATGATTTACTCTGCAAGGCACCATTTCTGTGTCAAATGAACTAAAGTGTATCTATGCGGAAGTGAAGATATGCTTCACAAAAGCCAGTGGAAAATTCTGCTTAATTCTCATGAAAACATAAAGGAATTAAAAAATTGTGGCATATTTGTAAAATCTGGCAGTTAGCTTTGTTCATTAACATTTCTAGCCAGAACTAAATGTACATTTAAAGTAGTACCTTTTGACTCATAGAAAATAACTCAATTAGTCTAGAATAATTCATACTTACCCTAAACAATCCAGCCAGGAGCAAAATCCACAGGCATGCAAAGAGGCTAAaggcagaaaaaataaaaataaacatttcaTTGCAGTCATTGTTCTGTGCAGAATACATGATCACATTTTAAACAATTGTTTCTCAGGCTATGGAAACCGAGTTATGATGGATGATAATATTTTTATGTTGAGTATTGAGATTTAAATCTGGTGTTATATGTTAACGGAATATATAAATTCACGGAAGACTCAACTTATGTTGTAtatgttttaatgttttgaaaGAGGTATTTTAGATTAAAGAACTAGATTATCTGTTTGAGACTAATTTACCTTATGAATTAGATGCAGAGTTTACGTTTTGGAGCCCTAGCCAATAGTACACGTCCACAAGTTGGCAATCATGAAGTATTCAACTAAGCTCACCGGCTTAACTGTTTCACAGAAATGGTTGAAATTTCTCTGGCATTACAACTAAAAGCATTCTTTTACCAAATCATTTTTGTTATTGCAAGCaattataaaataataaaaatctgTGTAGCTTCAACAGTGAAGACTTTCATTCTCAATACTTATGCTTCCACCTGACATTCTTCAGTTCCTCGTATGGGTTGTTTCAACCCAATGCATGCTCCACATTCTCAAACCTCTGCACTGGTTGCACAACTTGTTCCTGTTCCCAAACCCCAGTTCCAGCTGCACTTAGACTCCATCTTTGGCCTCTGTAAAATTCTCCAAGTTGATTAGAACTAATATCAGCATCCTTTCCAGACCGATGTCTCCAGCTCTGAAATCTCATCTACTGTTGGTTATGTTGCAAAGGCCAAACTGTTTGCATGCCCAATACCAGTCTTCTAAAACCAGCACTCCATTTCAAGTGTTATCATGGAAAATTATCTGGCAAACCCAGGAAAAGATTCAAGCATGTGCTGAAAGCTTTATTTGAGGAACTGCAACAACCACAATGACTACGAGCTGCCTCTGGTTCATGGCTGCTCAAAGCACAAGGCCACTCAGGTTGGTACTGTGAACCCCAAATTCATGCACTGGGAGAACACAGAAACGAAGCTTGGCAAATGGAAGCAAACCAAGTCACAACCTACTCCTTCATCTGCTCTGACAGGCACCTATGAAAGAGTTTGCGGTTCCCAAAATGACCTAATTTGATAGCTCACAGCCAACAAAACCAGAGTGGAAGCTAACCATCGTTGATCTCACTGTAAAGAATTTATAAACTAACATTGGTAACATATAAGTATTACTAATTTATGGTTTCAATTGCACATGCAGCCCTCAAGTACTTTGACCACGATGCAACTTTAGGGCATCATGAACGACCATAATTCAGGCCTCAATTAACATCCATTTTAAGTAAAAATACCATTTTCATTCTTTGCAAAATAAAGTTTACatgtttaaaaaaatgttttgttgagaGTTTGACTAATTGGTGCTCTCAGCTTTCATCAATAGAATCATTACTGTGTACTGCTTGTCAGAAAGAGGATTCCCAAATAGAAATTCCCAACTTCTGGATGTGGCTTAGCTATAAAAGGATCAATAAGTTAACTGCAAATTTATTCTGGAAGGGAATGCCAAATACCCAAGGGTCCTAAAATAAATAAGAGAAAAATAAACCATTATGCAGAACTTTATAAAATATAATGAACCTTCTGAAGTGCACATACCTTGCTGCATATTTACTGAAATCTCTCTTTGACTGAAACGTGTAGACAGTCAATGCAATGAATACAGCAGTCGTTAAAGCAAATGCTTGCAGAACTACTGAATAGTCATAGAAAGTAACTGAAAATAAAAAGATAGATtgtgaaaataaaatttaaattttaaatctcTGAATTAACATTTTCATTTACTTACAGCAGGTACAATTAGGATTAGGCCTAGCATAATTGAACAATACAAGCAATTTCATACTACAAAAAGATACAATGGAGGTCtaagaagttaatgaaaaattaaAGTGTTTTCATTTTGGCAAACTATACTAGATAATaacgagcaacacatacaaaatgctggtgaacgcagcaggccaggcagcaactattagaagaggtacagtcgacgttttgggccgagaccctttgtcaggactaactgaaagaatctcttactatctcttctttcagttagtcctgacgaaaggtctcggcccgaaacgtcgactgtacctcttccaatagatgctgcctggcctgctgtgttccaccagcattttgcgtgtgttgcttgaacttccagcatctgcagacttcttcGTGTTTGCATTAGATAATAACAAGGTGGGTAGCACTGTGACGTGAGTCAGCTACTGGGCTTCAATACTAACCACAGGAACTGTCTACGTAACAACTGCATGTTTCCCTGCAAGTGTGTGATTTCCCTAGTGCTCCAGTTTTCTTTACATCTTAAATACTTGCTGGTTAGTAGGTAAATTAGTTatttagagcagtggtccccaaccacccggccacgaggaaacaatacgatttggcgatatgaaatgatatgagtcagctgcacctttcctcattccctgtcacgcccactgttgaacttgaacgcatgtgaggtcatcagtcggtcattaacctacaactacttgatgagtaaaaaacaaactgcttgagagtttctttggaagaggtggtaggggacctAGAAGCCCCaatgatgatgataacgcagagacagctgaggccaagactgcaaaaaaaaagcttccttcaacagaaaatacgagttgtacataaaatatggctttattgcgaccggtgactcgaacactccaagccccctgtgtgtgatatgtggagacaagctgtctaatgaggcaatgaagccctcaaaactgcttcggcaccttgagtccaagcaccctgcacttaaagacaaacctgttaagttttttgagtggaaaaaatgtgagcaagcgggacagaagcaagtgctgacagccaccacctccacaaattctgctgctctgagagcgtcgtacttagggctagccgtattgctaaggctaagaagcctttcactgttggtgaaaaattgattctgcctgctaccaaggacatgtgccgtgaactgttgggagaagctgcagctaacaagatggcacaggtttctctttcagctaccacagtttcaaggagaatcgacgACATAgcagaggacatcgaagcacagctgttggaatggCTTAACGAGCCACCATGGTAAGCTACCCAGGTCGACGAGTCTACCGATGTCGACAACAAGGCAATactgctggtttatgtgcgatatatatttcaagacgatgtgcacgaggatatgttgtgtgcactgccgctgccaattaacacaactggggcagaactattcaagtctttgaatgactacatgttaggcaaactggactggtcattctgtgttggaatatgcacagTCCGGGCTGCAGCTATTACCGGacggctgtctggtttcactacccaagTCAAAggggttgctcctgaatgccagcctacacactgtgtcatacacagggaaatgctggctagccaaaaaacgtcacctgatcttaacagcatattgcgtgacgttgttgaagttatcaatcacatcaaagcaaaagcccttaactcaagtctgcttgagcagctttgcgaggaaatggatgcagagcacaaatacCTTCCgattacacactgaagtcaggtggctatcaagggggagagccctggccagggtttttgagctAAGAATTTCTTTCAGCTACGGATTTCTTTCAGCTAAGAATTTCTTTCAGCTacggatttctttcaggaaaaaagtcaccacaggcagcacacttcagtgatgaggagtggatagcaaaactcgcttatctgtgtgacatcttcaacctgctcaatgaactcaatttgtcacttcaggggagaatgacaactgtcttcaagttggcagatgaaacgtctgctttcaaagccaaactggaactgtggggatggCGAGTGGACAgcggcatatttgacatgttcccaaaattagctgggattttgggagagactgaggctacactgtccttctcacagctggtgcgcaatcacctatcttcgctgtcgacagaattcgagcgttacttccaaaccgcaaatgacccaagacgtgcaaaggaatgtgtctgagacccatttgtgaatgtccctggtgaatcatccatgtcagcgcgggaagaagatcaactcctcgagcttgcaaatgacggcgggctgaaaagtatgtttgacataacatctctgccggcattctggatcaaagttaaggctgaatatcctgagatagccatgaaagcactgaaaacgttgcttccatttccaacatcatatctctgcgaagcggggttttctgcaatgaatgcagagAAACAAGcgcagggctcccactgattcagcgatattggtgtgttgcaatgattttatatgttcatacgtggaaaatatgcgctgtgtgtttaatatccaaacattacttaaaatgttaggatgctattgacttataagtgacttataattgacttatcactatactcatgcgaggaaaatatgtggtgtgtttaatattaaattcgttagataaacccttttagaaacaaaattgagtgtacaggtattagccacttataagtgacttatagttgacttatcacctatattccggtcatgattaacacccccccccccccacccccgttggccagtccacaagaatattatcaatattaaaccggtccgcggagcaaaaaaaggttggggaccccgatTTAGAGTTCCCCTAATTTATACGGTGGTGTATGTGAGAGAGTAAGATACAACAAatgtgggaatttgattgatTAGATTAATCCAATCGCCTGCAATAACTCCATGTGACAAATTGGCTCCACCTATGTCATAAGGGAATATGAAATATTACAAGGCATTTTCAAACAATGTAGGGTGGTACTGTGGGGCAGCAATTACTGTTACAtgcagtttgcacattctcccttgaTTCATGGAGTCCCTCTGAGGCTTGAGTTTCCTTCTACATTGCAGATatgctgataggttaattggctactatATATTGCCTCTATTGTAGGGGCAGAAGCAGTGGAGAAATTGAAATGAattacagcagtggtccccacccaccaagccgtggaccggtaccgggctgcaaggcatgtgctactgggccgcgaggaaacgataagagcccgctgcacctttcctcattctctgtcacgcactgttgaacttgaacatagggttgccaactgtcccgtatttgccggggcatcccgtatattgggctaaattggtttgtcccgtatttcccccgctaagata from the Mobula birostris isolate sMobBir1 chromosome 9, sMobBir1.hap1, whole genome shotgun sequence genome contains:
- the tmbim4 gene encoding protein lifeguard 4, whose protein sequence is MDPYPRSSIEDDFNYGTSVSTASVDIRMGFLRKVYSILSVQIILTTVMSAVFLHSNTVKEFVHASPSLVLITAFGSLGLIIALAIYRHQHPVNLYLLFGFTLFEASTVATIVTFYDYSVVLQAFALTTAVFIALTVYTFQSKRDFSKYAASLFACLWILLLAGLFRLFFWSNTMELVFASAGALLFCGFIIYDTHVLMHKLSPEEYVLASINLYLDVINLFLHILRILQSVNKK